One Sinorhizobium fredii NGR234 DNA window includes the following coding sequences:
- a CDS encoding ABC transporter permease yields MGVYILRRLVSTIAVMAMVGIFIFLLLRLAPGDPAAVIAGPTATEQMVANIREELGLNEPLPVQFVHWASDVLRGNFGASVFTGVPVLQLLSQRLEPTISLSVLTMILSVTVGVSFGVLAAWRSGGFVDRALATFSAIGYSVPVFVIGYILIYFFAIQTRWLPVQGYTSINQGVAPWFLHLILPTVTLSVPYIAFIARITRGSMLEVLSEDYMRTAAAKGASPFAMLFHHALKNAGVPILTVIGISFAYMIGGVVLTETVFNVPGIGRLVVDAIKNRDYPIIQTVLVLISGLYVLINLLVDLAYTLIDPRIRY; encoded by the coding sequence GTGGGTGTTTACATTCTTCGCAGACTGGTTTCGACCATCGCCGTAATGGCGATGGTCGGGATTTTCATCTTCCTGCTTCTCAGGCTGGCGCCAGGTGATCCGGCGGCGGTCATCGCAGGACCAACCGCCACGGAGCAGATGGTTGCTAACATCCGCGAGGAGTTAGGTCTTAACGAACCGTTGCCTGTTCAGTTCGTCCATTGGGCTTCTGATGTTTTGAGGGGGAACTTCGGAGCCTCGGTTTTCACGGGGGTGCCCGTTCTCCAACTGCTTTCCCAGAGGTTGGAACCGACGATCTCCCTGTCTGTGTTGACAATGATCCTTTCGGTCACCGTTGGAGTCTCCTTCGGTGTACTGGCGGCATGGCGATCTGGCGGTTTCGTCGACCGCGCCCTCGCGACTTTTTCAGCTATCGGCTATTCCGTCCCGGTCTTCGTCATTGGCTATATCCTCATCTACTTCTTCGCCATTCAAACTCGTTGGCTTCCGGTTCAAGGATATACGTCCATCAATCAAGGTGTGGCGCCCTGGTTCTTACATCTGATACTCCCAACGGTCACTTTGAGCGTCCCCTACATCGCCTTCATTGCGCGGATTACGCGGGGCAGCATGCTCGAAGTGCTGTCGGAAGACTATATGCGAACAGCTGCCGCCAAGGGTGCCTCGCCATTTGCCATGCTATTCCATCATGCACTGAAGAACGCCGGCGTACCCATTCTTACTGTGATCGGGATAAGCTTCGCTTATATGATCGGAGGCGTCGTTCTGACAGAGACCGTGTTTAATGTGCCTGGCATCGGCCGCCTCGTCGTCGATGCAATCAAAAACCGTGATTATCCCATCATCCAGACCGTGCTGGTCCTAATTTCCGGCCTGTACGTTCTGATCAACCTACTCGTCGATCTTGCCTATACCCTGATCGATCCGCGTATCCGGTACTAA
- a CDS encoding ABC transporter substrate-binding protein, whose protein sequence is MTISRRDLFKAGLAAGAALSVPSLLRAQTAVAADKTVRMALENLSVFDPVATTAGISQTHALAIYDTLFSADSQSQPHPQMVGNWGVSDDKKTYTFELRDGLGWHDGTPVTAADCVASIRRWAQVGSGGQILMSRASDISKKDDRTFVISLKEPLGALPSILAFEGPFIMREKDAGLPPTEQVTANIGSGPFKFNHDLAKPGASFTYDRNEKYVPRKEPPDGMAGGKTVYVDRVVWDIGVLADPQTSVAALQTGEIDFLYRPPIDLLPLIESDPNLKLEALNRAGVDMTLRMNCLQAPFNSVKARQALLHLVDQEAVLRAAYGNPQYFKPVTSMFGNTAAVTNDENTGWFKPGGDPEKAKQLFKEAGYAGEKIVILQATDWAEQSNASQVVAAKLREIGVNAELAPSDWGGLVSRRSKRDSVDNGGWSIFITDQSEATRANVFTDISLAMNGEKAWYGWPKNDEYEALRAKWLTLETLDERKALAREMQKLWWDYVPEVPLGQNIVPSAYSKTLTGLIPATLPLMWNMQKA, encoded by the coding sequence ATGACAATTTCTCGGCGTGATCTCTTCAAGGCAGGCTTGGCTGCAGGAGCTGCTCTCTCAGTTCCTTCGCTTCTTCGGGCGCAGACCGCAGTTGCGGCGGATAAAACTGTTCGGATGGCACTGGAAAATCTCAGCGTCTTTGATCCGGTGGCCACGACAGCCGGCATCAGCCAAACCCATGCTCTGGCGATCTACGACACACTGTTCTCGGCTGACTCGCAGTCTCAACCTCATCCGCAAATGGTGGGGAACTGGGGCGTTTCCGATGATAAGAAGACGTACACATTCGAATTGCGCGACGGTTTAGGATGGCATGACGGTACCCCTGTCACCGCAGCTGACTGCGTGGCGTCAATTCGCCGCTGGGCGCAGGTTGGATCCGGCGGACAGATCCTTATGTCGCGAGCTAGCGACATCTCAAAAAAAGATGACAGGACATTTGTCATCTCGCTCAAGGAGCCCCTGGGGGCTTTGCCAAGCATCCTGGCCTTCGAGGGTCCGTTTATCATGCGGGAGAAAGACGCCGGACTACCTCCGACGGAGCAGGTCACTGCGAACATCGGATCAGGACCGTTTAAGTTCAATCACGACCTAGCCAAACCTGGCGCGAGTTTCACGTACGACCGCAACGAAAAATATGTGCCGCGCAAAGAGCCGCCTGACGGAATGGCTGGCGGCAAGACGGTCTATGTCGATCGGGTCGTGTGGGATATCGGCGTGCTCGCCGACCCGCAGACTTCCGTGGCCGCTCTTCAGACGGGCGAAATCGACTTTCTCTACAGGCCGCCGATTGATCTGTTGCCTCTAATCGAGAGCGATCCCAACCTGAAACTCGAGGCGCTGAATAGGGCTGGTGTGGACATGACTCTGCGCATGAATTGCCTTCAGGCGCCGTTTAACAGCGTAAAGGCTCGACAGGCATTGCTCCACCTCGTGGACCAAGAGGCAGTATTGCGCGCTGCGTACGGCAATCCCCAGTATTTCAAGCCCGTCACGTCAATGTTCGGCAACACGGCAGCGGTTACCAACGACGAAAATACGGGATGGTTCAAACCAGGCGGCGATCCCGAAAAAGCAAAGCAACTTTTCAAAGAGGCTGGCTATGCGGGCGAAAAAATTGTCATTCTGCAAGCGACCGATTGGGCCGAGCAAAGCAATGCTTCACAGGTCGTGGCGGCGAAGCTTCGTGAAATCGGCGTCAACGCCGAGCTCGCGCCGAGCGACTGGGGCGGCCTTGTCTCCCGCCGCTCGAAGAGAGACTCCGTCGACAACGGCGGCTGGAGCATCTTTATCACTGACCAGTCTGAGGCAACACGTGCCAACGTTTTTACCGACATTAGCCTTGCCATGAACGGCGAAAAGGCATGGTATGGTTGGCCAAAGAATGATGAATATGAGGCGCTCCGGGCCAAATGGTTGACCCTCGAAACGCTCGATGAGCGCAAGGCGCTTGCGCGCGAAATGCAGAAGCTGTGGTGGGACTACGTCCCTGAGGTTCCGCTCGGTCAAAACATTGTACCTAGCGCTTACAGCAAGACGCTTACCGGCCTCATCCCTGCAACACTGCCGCTTATGTGGAACATGCAGAAGGCCTGA
- a CDS encoding M24 family metallopeptidase: MRILHFSDAEYQQRMLRVKQRMQAQDIDVLIVTEPANINYLTGYDAWSFYTVQALLVFQDVDLPMWIGRSIDKQSAIVTTNLPDERIIPYPDIYVHSPDRHAAQFIAQMLLREAPRAKTVGVEMGAYYYTARDHAELQKALPNVAFKDAELLVNWVRFIKSEREIAYMREAGVITERMMKRAVEVAAPGVRQCDVAAAIYHAQMSGTENYGGLPATSPPHMGFGERAREPHPIFTDRRIDTNSVANIELSGCRLRYHAPMSRTVYFGRPPQSYRDLASYVIEAVETSLDAVRPGVTCEGIELAWRKSMSAHGIEKENRLGYSIGIAYTPTWGERTASIRRTDLTVLEPGAAFHLMGGLWLANTGITITQSFVVTATGHEPLTATPRELVVKD; encoded by the coding sequence ATGCGTATTCTTCATTTCTCGGACGCTGAGTATCAGCAGCGGATGCTCCGAGTAAAACAGCGGATGCAAGCTCAAGACATCGATGTCTTGATTGTCACTGAGCCGGCCAACATCAACTATCTCACTGGATACGATGCTTGGTCCTTCTATACGGTTCAGGCACTGTTGGTGTTCCAAGACGTTGATTTACCGATGTGGATTGGCAGATCAATAGATAAGCAATCCGCAATTGTTACAACAAATCTTCCTGATGAACGGATTATACCATATCCGGACATATATGTTCATTCCCCAGATCGGCACGCCGCGCAATTTATTGCGCAAATGCTGTTAAGGGAGGCTCCGCGTGCCAAGACTGTCGGCGTGGAAATGGGCGCTTATTATTATACAGCGCGTGATCATGCTGAACTGCAGAAGGCATTGCCAAATGTCGCGTTCAAGGACGCAGAGTTGCTCGTAAATTGGGTGCGCTTCATCAAGAGCGAGCGGGAAATCGCTTACATGCGAGAAGCCGGCGTGATTACTGAACGCATGATGAAACGGGCGGTAGAAGTCGCAGCGCCAGGTGTACGACAGTGTGACGTGGCCGCTGCAATCTACCATGCACAAATGTCGGGCACAGAGAACTATGGCGGGCTTCCTGCCACCAGCCCACCACACATGGGGTTCGGTGAGCGCGCTAGGGAGCCGCACCCGATATTTACCGATCGACGTATCGACACAAATTCTGTTGCCAATATCGAATTGTCGGGATGCCGACTTCGATATCACGCACCCATGAGCAGGACAGTCTATTTCGGCAGGCCGCCCCAGAGTTACCGGGACTTAGCGTCCTATGTGATTGAGGCCGTCGAAACGTCACTCGATGCTGTCCGACCTGGTGTGACGTGCGAAGGCATCGAATTAGCGTGGCGCAAGAGCATGAGCGCTCATGGCATCGAGAAGGAAAACCGGCTGGGTTACTCCATTGGCATTGCCTACACACCGACATGGGGCGAGCGAACGGCGAGCATAAGGCGGACGGATCTTACTGTTCTTGAGCCTGGGGCGGCATTTCACCTCATGGGTGGATTGTGGTTGGCAAACACCGGAATAACGATCACGCAGTCTTTCGTTGTAACAGCAACGGGTCACGAACCCCTTACGGCTACGCCTCGGGAACTGGTCGTTAAAGACTGA
- a CDS encoding M24 family metallopeptidase: MPVIKGPQVFPRAEFLRRLNAVKLEMGRLEIDALIVGSSADITYLTGYTAKSGYVPQALVISSNDEEPTFILRRQDAPAAIHQTFMDRDKVIGYSEALIGNPDKDGYDAVVDFLNERDGANKRGVGVQLGYLSVRSAEKFKTRLPSARIVDCTHSVAWIRMIKSDLEISMMRDAAAIADAGVQKAFEVIRPGVREADVMADVAAQLARGTNGKAGTDLASMYFCSSPRTGTCHIRWSEDVIRDGSQINLEIAGVRHGYVSAIMRTFSVGAPSDRLRRIHDAEVLGLEAALSTVKPGATCSDVANAFYRTIEKSGFQKDSRCGYAIGIDWSEPTASLKDGDMTKLKPNMTFHLMLGNWIEEDFGYVLSETFRVTEAGCEVLTKSPRQLCVI, from the coding sequence ATGCCGGTTATCAAGGGACCCCAAGTATTTCCTCGCGCCGAATTCCTTAGGCGACTCAATGCTGTGAAGCTGGAGATGGGCCGGCTTGAAATCGATGCGCTCATTGTCGGCAGTTCTGCTGATATCACGTATCTGACCGGCTATACGGCTAAGTCCGGATATGTGCCACAGGCTCTCGTAATCTCATCGAATGACGAAGAGCCCACATTCATCCTGCGGCGCCAAGACGCGCCTGCGGCGATCCACCAGACATTCATGGATCGGGACAAAGTTATCGGGTACTCTGAAGCCCTCATCGGGAACCCCGATAAGGACGGCTATGACGCCGTAGTTGACTTCTTGAACGAACGCGATGGTGCCAACAAGCGCGGTGTTGGAGTGCAGCTTGGCTATCTGTCCGTAAGATCAGCTGAAAAGTTTAAGACGCGCCTGCCAAGCGCGCGAATTGTTGACTGCACCCATTCGGTCGCGTGGATCCGCATGATCAAATCCGATCTCGAAATTTCGATGATGCGTGATGCGGCCGCAATCGCAGACGCAGGAGTCCAAAAGGCATTCGAAGTCATTCGACCGGGAGTGCGCGAAGCCGACGTTATGGCTGACGTCGCAGCTCAACTTGCGCGGGGGACAAACGGTAAAGCGGGAACAGATCTCGCGTCGATGTATTTCTGTTCTTCACCCCGAACCGGCACATGCCACATTCGATGGAGTGAAGATGTCATCCGCGATGGTTCTCAGATCAATCTTGAAATCGCGGGCGTTCGTCACGGCTATGTCTCAGCAATAATGCGGACTTTCTCCGTAGGTGCCCCATCCGATCGACTTCGACGCATTCATGACGCGGAGGTACTGGGTTTGGAGGCCGCGCTCAGTACGGTAAAGCCTGGCGCTACTTGTAGCGACGTCGCAAACGCATTCTACCGCACGATCGAAAAGTCCGGCTTTCAAAAGGACTCCCGCTGCGGATATGCGATCGGGATCGACTGGAGCGAACCAACTGCAAGCCTGAAGGATGGTGATATGACCAAACTCAAGCCAAATATGACCTTCCACCTGATGCTCGGCAATTGGATTGAAGAAGATTTTGGCTACGTACTCAGTGAGACCTTCCGTGTCACCGAAGCCGGCTGCGAAGTGCTGACGAAGTCGCCGCGGCAACTGTGTGTGATCTAA
- the eutC gene encoding ectoine utilization protein EutC: MPTMKILTEGELRQIVPLDLDAVKCTEDAFRALAVPNAVKMPPILRLDVPDSRGEVDVKTAYIPGLGGFAIKISPGFFDNPKIGLPSTNGMMVLLSSQTGLVQALLLDNGYLTDVRTAAAGAVAAKHLSQQDASVATIFGAGVQARLQLRALTLVRPIRQARIWARDQLKAEALVEQLKLEHSFAISASDDPRQAVSGAHIVVTTTPADRPILVASWLEAGQHVTAMGSDAEHKNELDPAAIARADVYVADSLTQTRRLGELHHAIEAGLIARDAAFPELGEVIAGVKTGRTRESDITIADLTGTGVQDTAIATLAFQRAEERSAGSLFES; the protein is encoded by the coding sequence ATGCCTACAATGAAAATACTCACTGAGGGGGAGTTGAGGCAAATCGTGCCGCTCGACCTCGACGCGGTTAAGTGCACCGAAGACGCTTTCCGCGCACTCGCCGTACCAAACGCCGTAAAAATGCCGCCCATTCTGCGCTTGGACGTGCCTGACAGCAGGGGTGAAGTCGATGTGAAAACTGCGTATATTCCCGGTTTGGGCGGTTTTGCGATTAAGATCAGCCCCGGCTTCTTCGACAACCCAAAGATCGGCCTTCCGAGCACAAATGGGATGATGGTATTGCTCTCGAGCCAAACGGGTTTGGTTCAAGCGCTTCTTTTAGACAATGGTTACCTCACCGACGTTCGTACGGCGGCCGCTGGCGCCGTTGCTGCAAAACATTTGTCGCAACAAGATGCTTCGGTCGCAACCATCTTTGGAGCGGGCGTTCAGGCGAGACTGCAACTGCGTGCGCTGACTCTGGTGAGGCCTATCCGCCAAGCCCGTATATGGGCGCGCGATCAGCTTAAGGCGGAGGCACTCGTCGAGCAGTTGAAGCTTGAGCATAGCTTCGCCATCAGCGCGTCCGATGATCCACGGCAAGCCGTTTCCGGTGCCCATATCGTTGTTACGACGACGCCCGCAGACCGGCCAATCCTCGTAGCGTCCTGGCTTGAAGCTGGGCAGCATGTAACTGCAATGGGCTCCGACGCTGAGCATAAAAACGAACTTGATCCAGCGGCAATCGCGCGCGCGGATGTTTATGTGGCGGATAGTCTTACACAGACACGGAGACTGGGTGAACTTCACCATGCCATAGAGGCAGGCCTCATCGCGCGGGACGCTGCTTTTCCGGAGTTGGGGGAGGTGATTGCGGGCGTGAAAACCGGACGTACCCGCGAGTCAGATATCACTATAGCAGATCTTACGGGGACCGGTGTCCAGGACACGGCAATTGCCACGCTTGCCTTTCAGCGCGCCGAAGAACGCAGTGCCGGAAGCCTATTCGAGAGCTGA
- the eutB gene encoding hydroxyectoine utilization dehydratase EutB, which produces MNELSNLSLESIERARERIEEHVFRTPLTTSRSLTELTGTQVSLKLEHYQRTGSFKLRGATNAILQLSPSDRARGVIAASTGNHGRALSYAAKAVGSRATICMSDLVPENKVSEIRKLGATVRIVGSSQDDAQVEVERLVAEEGLSMIPPFDHPHIIAGQRTVGLEIVEAMPDVAMVLLPLSGGGLAAGVAAAVKALRPHARIIGVTMDRGAAMKASIEAGHPVQVKEYRSLADSLGGGIGMANAWTFQMCRALLDDVVLVNEGEIAAGIRHAYEHERQILEGAGAVGIAALLSGKVAARGGSVGVVLSGQNIDMGLHREVINGVVRATEED; this is translated from the coding sequence GTGAATGAATTGTCGAACTTAAGTCTAGAATCGATCGAGCGAGCGCGTGAGCGGATCGAAGAGCACGTCTTCCGTACCCCTCTGACGACATCAAGGTCGCTAACCGAACTTACCGGAACTCAGGTCAGCCTCAAGCTCGAGCACTATCAGCGCACTGGTAGCTTTAAGCTGCGGGGTGCGACAAACGCAATTCTTCAACTCAGCCCGTCGGATCGGGCACGTGGGGTTATTGCGGCATCTACGGGCAATCACGGACGGGCTCTTTCCTACGCCGCAAAAGCGGTCGGCTCTCGCGCCACCATCTGCATGTCGGATCTTGTTCCAGAAAACAAGGTTTCCGAGATCCGGAAGCTTGGCGCGACAGTTCGGATAGTGGGATCGTCACAAGACGATGCGCAAGTCGAAGTCGAGCGGCTCGTCGCGGAGGAAGGCCTCAGCATGATCCCGCCTTTCGATCACCCGCATATCATCGCCGGCCAGCGAACCGTCGGTCTTGAGATCGTTGAGGCGATGCCGGACGTCGCGATGGTACTGCTTCCACTGTCGGGTGGCGGCTTGGCTGCAGGCGTTGCAGCAGCGGTGAAGGCACTGCGGCCTCATGCGAGGATCATCGGTGTCACTATGGATCGAGGCGCCGCGATGAAGGCCAGCATCGAAGCTGGGCATCCGGTACAAGTGAAGGAGTATCGGAGCTTGGCTGATTCTTTAGGTGGAGGAATCGGCATGGCCAACGCTTGGACCTTTCAAATGTGCAGAGCCCTTCTGGACGATGTTGTCCTCGTTAATGAAGGCGAAATAGCCGCGGGAATTAGACATGCTTATGAGCATGAGCGTCAGATACTCGAGGGCGCCGGCGCTGTCGGTATCGCAGCGCTTCTCTCCGGCAAGGTGGCTGCTCGCGGAGGTTCAGTAGGAGTCGTTTTGTCAGGTCAAAACATCGACATGGGCCTGCATCGGGAGGTCATTAACGGAGTTGTCAGAGCGACCGAGGAGGATTGA
- a CDS encoding M20 family metallopeptidase, whose translation MNFRINNSLLIEAERDAVLELRHAMHREPELSNNEWKTQQRIRGMLERFGLKGATVFHNTGLYIDIEGSASGPKRAVAVRGDIDALPIQETRDDLPYQSHVEGVMHACGHDLHASIAMGVALAFHRMRNNFAGKLRVFFQPAEEAEPLGGRTVLEERLLEGFDNAVGFHVTPSIQVGKFGAREGAVSKSSDQFKVTVSGSAAHGSTPHNGIDAITIAAAFVNEVQKVISREVPVDDRSVITIGTIHGGEATNIICPKVVMEGTIRTTNPELRPLLSQRVREIAEGVAALHRGKAEVVVTSGEPAVINDPEMVRLFRDAVSDMAGSDALTQGKAISGSDDFGFYSQCIPSIYFWFGSGEPGNESGVHTPTFAVSDDVLIPTTELAVKYCFDLLHGQSAR comes from the coding sequence ATGAACTTCCGTATCAATAACAGTCTTCTAATCGAAGCCGAGCGCGACGCGGTTCTTGAATTGCGTCACGCGATGCATCGGGAGCCGGAACTTTCCAACAACGAGTGGAAAACGCAGCAGCGAATAAGAGGGATGCTTGAGCGGTTCGGCCTGAAAGGGGCGACTGTTTTCCATAATACAGGGCTCTACATCGACATCGAAGGGTCTGCTTCCGGACCAAAGAGAGCGGTTGCTGTCCGCGGCGACATCGATGCCCTTCCCATACAAGAAACTCGCGATGATTTGCCGTACCAGTCTCACGTGGAGGGAGTGATGCATGCTTGCGGCCACGACCTCCACGCTTCCATCGCCATGGGGGTGGCGTTGGCCTTTCACCGAATGCGAAACAATTTCGCTGGCAAACTGCGCGTCTTTTTTCAACCGGCAGAAGAGGCTGAACCGCTTGGCGGTCGCACGGTGCTCGAAGAGCGACTCCTTGAGGGCTTCGACAATGCTGTGGGCTTCCATGTTACCCCGTCGATACAGGTGGGCAAATTCGGCGCCCGCGAAGGAGCAGTGAGCAAATCGTCGGACCAATTCAAGGTTACCGTGTCTGGCAGTGCAGCCCATGGCTCAACACCCCATAATGGCATCGACGCAATTACGATTGCGGCAGCTTTTGTCAACGAAGTGCAGAAGGTCATTTCAAGGGAAGTGCCGGTCGATGATCGATCGGTCATCACGATAGGCACAATCCACGGCGGAGAGGCGACTAATATTATTTGTCCGAAGGTCGTGATGGAGGGAACAATAAGAACGACGAACCCAGAACTGCGACCGCTATTGTCGCAACGGGTGAGAGAAATTGCCGAAGGCGTCGCAGCACTTCATCGCGGAAAAGCCGAGGTCGTCGTTACATCAGGTGAACCGGCGGTCATCAATGACCCCGAAATGGTGCGCCTCTTCCGCGACGCCGTGTCCGATATGGCGGGTTCCGACGCGTTGACGCAGGGCAAGGCCATTAGCGGGAGCGATGACTTCGGTTTCTACTCTCAATGCATTCCATCGATCTATTTCTGGTTCGGCAGTGGCGAACCCGGGAACGAGTCCGGTGTGCATACCCCCACGTTCGCGGTTTCCGACGACGTTCTCATCCCGACGACCGAACTTGCTGTGAAGTATTGTTTCGATTTGCTGCATGGGCAGTCTGCACGTTGA
- the ehuA gene encoding ectoine/hydroxyectoine ABC transporter ATP-binding protein EhuA, with protein MSDSIIVFDKVKKAYGNFTVINELDFEVRRGEKVSIIGPSGSGKSTVLRILMTLEGINDGAVYVGGEPLWHELKNGSMMPATEKHLRKMRTQLGMVFQQFNLFPHMTVLRNLTEAPRVVLGLSKEEARRRAEELLELVGLVDHAHKFPAQLSGGQQQRVGIARALAMRPKIMLFDEPTSALDPELVGEVLNVIRRLAAEHDLTMLMVTHEMRFAREISDRVCFFDKGRIREEGTPEQLFSQPKEERTREFLKAVLDG; from the coding sequence ATGAGTGACTCCATCATCGTTTTCGACAAGGTAAAAAAGGCCTACGGCAATTTCACCGTGATCAACGAACTCGATTTCGAGGTTCGACGTGGGGAAAAAGTATCTATCATTGGCCCTTCCGGCTCCGGAAAGTCGACTGTCCTTCGCATACTGATGACGCTCGAAGGCATCAACGATGGAGCAGTCTACGTGGGCGGGGAGCCTCTTTGGCATGAGCTAAAGAACGGTTCTATGATGCCTGCGACAGAAAAACATCTCAGGAAGATGCGCACCCAACTGGGCATGGTCTTTCAGCAGTTCAATCTCTTTCCACACATGACGGTGCTCAGAAATCTCACGGAGGCTCCGCGGGTTGTACTCGGCCTATCGAAAGAGGAAGCGCGCCGACGTGCCGAGGAACTTCTTGAGTTGGTCGGCCTAGTTGATCACGCACATAAATTTCCAGCTCAGCTTTCGGGGGGCCAACAGCAGCGTGTGGGGATTGCCAGAGCTTTGGCGATGCGACCGAAGATTATGCTGTTCGATGAGCCGACTTCCGCTCTAGATCCTGAACTGGTCGGCGAAGTCCTTAACGTCATCCGGAGGCTCGCGGCCGAGCACGACCTGACGATGCTGATGGTTACACACGAGATGAGATTCGCGCGCGAAATATCCGATCGTGTCTGCTTCTTCGACAAAGGACGAATCCGTGAAGAGGGCACGCCAGAGCAATTGTTTAGTCAGCCTAAGGAAGAGCGTACGCGCGAATTTCTCAAGGCGGTTCTTGACGGGTGA
- the ehuD gene encoding ectoine/hydroxyectoine ABC transporter permease subunit EhuD has translation MLYGFTWDTGNGELAFAISILPMLLMGLITTLQAAFLGFFVACVLGMVFAVLRGMRTRWVAWPAAVLIEFIRDTPLIAQLFFLYYVLPEYGIIFPAFLTGALALGIQYSAYISEVYRGGIQAVDHGQREAAKSLDLPPARTFTHVILPQAIPRVIPALGNYLVSIMKDVPVLSVVTIVEMLNAAKIIGDQTFNYLVPLSMVGGIYLILTIVASALVRIVDVNLPKRGVPLR, from the coding sequence ATGCTCTACGGTTTTACATGGGATACCGGCAACGGAGAGTTAGCATTCGCTATTTCCATTTTGCCAATGCTTTTGATGGGATTGATAACCACTCTCCAGGCGGCCTTTCTGGGCTTCTTCGTCGCATGCGTCCTAGGAATGGTGTTCGCGGTTTTACGGGGGATGCGTACGAGATGGGTAGCCTGGCCGGCCGCTGTCCTAATCGAGTTCATAAGGGACACGCCATTAATCGCCCAATTGTTCTTCTTGTACTATGTACTTCCTGAGTATGGAATAATATTCCCTGCCTTTTTGACCGGAGCCTTGGCCCTTGGCATCCAGTATAGCGCGTATATTTCCGAAGTTTATCGGGGCGGAATACAGGCTGTTGACCACGGGCAGCGGGAAGCGGCCAAGTCGCTTGATCTTCCTCCTGCGCGCACGTTTACGCACGTGATCCTTCCGCAGGCCATTCCTCGTGTCATACCCGCTCTCGGAAATTATCTCGTCTCTATTATGAAGGACGTTCCCGTTCTTTCGGTCGTTACAATTGTTGAGATGCTAAACGCGGCTAAGATCATCGGAGACCAGACTTTCAATTATCTCGTGCCGCTTTCTATGGTTGGTGGCATCTACCTTATCCTAACAATCGTTGCCTCGGCGCTCGTTCGGATCGTCGACGTCAACCTTCCCAAAAGAGGGGTTCCCCTGAGATGA
- the ehuC gene encoding ectoine/hydroxyectoine ABC transporter permease subunit EhuC, whose translation MDWHDYLGPLGRGAWVTIQFTLYSMFFGAVCSFAFGIGKLSKNPFVKGFSILYIEIFRGTSLLVQLFWLFFALPIAGDMMGIDLRLSPVVAGVLALSLNLGAYGAEIVRGAIQAVSPSQYEAATALNFSSSQALWRVALPQAIPEMMPSFSNLAIAALKDTSLVSLITLHDLTFAAEQLRNFYQDSTTVYTMVLLMYFGIALVLSFFMRLIESSVTRWRGHRR comes from the coding sequence ATGGATTGGCACGACTACCTCGGACCGTTGGGTCGTGGCGCCTGGGTCACGATCCAATTCACTCTTTACTCTATGTTCTTTGGGGCTGTCTGCTCTTTCGCGTTCGGGATTGGAAAGCTTTCCAAGAACCCGTTCGTCAAAGGCTTTTCAATCCTCTACATTGAGATCTTCCGCGGAACATCTCTATTGGTCCAGTTGTTCTGGCTCTTTTTCGCCCTGCCGATCGCCGGGGACATGATGGGCATCGATCTGCGACTTTCTCCCGTAGTGGCTGGCGTTCTCGCTCTTAGCCTTAACCTGGGGGCTTATGGTGCGGAAATCGTTCGAGGGGCAATTCAGGCGGTCAGTCCTAGTCAATATGAGGCAGCAACGGCGTTGAACTTCAGCTCGTCACAAGCTCTCTGGCGCGTGGCGTTACCGCAAGCGATCCCGGAGATGATGCCGAGTTTCTCCAATCTCGCGATCGCCGCTTTGAAAGATACCTCACTGGTATCGCTCATTACATTGCATGACTTGACTTTCGCCGCGGAGCAACTGCGCAATTTCTACCAAGATAGCACGACCGTATATACAATGGTCCTTCTTATGTATTTCGGGATAGCACTCGTACTGTCTTTCTTCATGCGCCTCATAGAATCGTCGGTAACCCGCTGGCGCGGACATCGGAGGTAG